In the Gossypium arboreum isolate Shixiya-1 chromosome 10, ASM2569848v2, whole genome shotgun sequence genome, one interval contains:
- the LOC108489172 gene encoding MATH domain and coiled-coil domain-containing protein At2g42475-like isoform X2 produces the protein MEGYRDLNPRDVNGQVTKVTWRIENFSRIKDKKLCSEIFTVDGNKWRLIIYPRGTKGKNVGFWSIFFAVADSATLPSGWSRYAHFGLAVIDQFHRENSKTLVKTDADKLKTKEADCVKAAMDNQKTTSTKPVEITNPSPTSPSCQIMATEPEEPTEEDMNTFFTSLESKLWSSNTIFSREEAKEALAKVEKGLNMAPVNFYEAWKLSPLKHAFNILASFDCSSTTLTLSKKKSCWAWRRA, from the exons ATGGAag GGTATAGGGACCTTAATCCTAGGGATGTTAATGGACAAGTAACGAAGGTCACATGGAGGATTGAGAACTTCTCCAGAATTAAAGACAAAAAGCTCTGCTCTGAAATTTTCACTGTTGATGGCAACAAATG GCGACTTATTATCTACCCAAGGGGGACCAAGGGGAAAAATGTGGGTTTTTGGTCTATTTTTTTCGCTGTTGCAGATTCAGCAACTTTGCCTTCCGGATGGAGTAGATATGCCCATTTCGGATTAGCAGTCATCGACCAATTCCATCGTGAAAATTCGAAAACACTAG TCAAAACTGATGCGGATAAACTTAAGACTAAGGAAGCCGATTGTGTTAAGGCAGCCATGGACAACCAGAAAACTACATCAACCAAACCAGTTGAAATCACTAATCCTTCACCAACTTCACCTTCTTGCCAGATTATG GCTACTGAACCTGAGGAGCCTACTGAGGAAGATATGAACACATTCTTCACTAGCTTAGAGTCTAAGCTTTGGAGCTCCAACACTATTTTTTCTCGAGAAGAAGCAAAGGAAGCACTGGCTAAAGTAGAAAAAGGATTGAATATGGCCCCGGTTAATTTTTACGAGGCATGGAAGCTTTCTCCACTTAAGCATGCATTCAATATACTAGCTAGTTTTGATTGTTCCTCTACCACCCTTACATTGAGCAAAAAAAAGAGTTGTTGGGCATGGAGGAGAGCTTGA
- the LOC108489172 gene encoding ubiquitin C-terminal hydrolase 12-like isoform X1 → MEGYRDLNPRDVNGQVTKVTWRIENFSRIKDKKLCSEIFTVDGNKWRLIIYPRGTKGKNVGFWSIFFAVADSATLPSGWSRYAHFGLAVIDQFHRENSKTLVIMKDFTCSVTSWGFLSFLPFCELHNPTRGYLVNDTCLVEAYVFTDRKIGFISHELIVKTDADKLKTKEADCVKAAMDNQKTTSTKPVEITNPSPTSPSCQIMATEPEEPTEEDMNTFFTSLESKLWSSNTIFSREEAKEALAKVEKGLNMAPVNFYEAWKLSPLKHAFNILASFDCSSTTLTLSKKKSCWAWRRA, encoded by the exons ATGGAag GGTATAGGGACCTTAATCCTAGGGATGTTAATGGACAAGTAACGAAGGTCACATGGAGGATTGAGAACTTCTCCAGAATTAAAGACAAAAAGCTCTGCTCTGAAATTTTCACTGTTGATGGCAACAAATG GCGACTTATTATCTACCCAAGGGGGACCAAGGGGAAAAATGTGGGTTTTTGGTCTATTTTTTTCGCTGTTGCAGATTCAGCAACTTTGCCTTCCGGATGGAGTAGATATGCCCATTTCGGATTAGCAGTCATCGACCAATTCCATCGTGAAAATTCGAAAACACTAG TCATTATGAAAGATTTCACGTGTAGTGTTACTAGTTGGGGCTTCCTTTCATTCTTACCTTTTTGTGAATTACACAACCCAACAAGAGGCTATCTCGTCAATGATACATGCTTAGTTGAAGCCTACGTTTTCACTGATAGGAAAATTGGTTTTATATCACATGAATTAATAGTCAAAACTGATGCGGATAAACTTAAGACTAAGGAAGCCGATTGTGTTAAGGCAGCCATGGACAACCAGAAAACTACATCAACCAAACCAGTTGAAATCACTAATCCTTCACCAACTTCACCTTCTTGCCAGATTATG GCTACTGAACCTGAGGAGCCTACTGAGGAAGATATGAACACATTCTTCACTAGCTTAGAGTCTAAGCTTTGGAGCTCCAACACTATTTTTTCTCGAGAAGAAGCAAAGGAAGCACTGGCTAAAGTAGAAAAAGGATTGAATATGGCCCCGGTTAATTTTTACGAGGCATGGAAGCTTTCTCCACTTAAGCATGCATTCAATATACTAGCTAGTTTTGATTGTTCCTCTACCACCCTTACATTGAGCAAAAAAAAGAGTTGTTGGGCATGGAGGAGAGCTTGA
- the LOC108488118 gene encoding uncharacterized protein LOC108488118: MYNQKTTSTKPVEITNPSPTSPSFQIMAIEPEEPTEEDMNTFFTSLESKLWSSNTTFSREEAKEALAKVEKALNMTPVNFYDSGKLSPLKHAFKILASFDCSSTIGQKNELLAMEESLKELADRAAKALQDKNCLTEKESIKLTITHKLDRNLIRYKEVESEVKQVEKKLAALHVQVEEAQKKREKMLAERKEIFKSSKEMKMELQAVEKQWAEYEVKAKVAEKEENTVLAEWGRMKDFISSIKGKI; encoded by the exons ATGTACAACCAGAAAACTACATCAACCAAACCAGTTGAAATCACTAATCCTTCGCCAACTTCACCTTCTTTCCAGATTATG GCTATTGAACCTGAGGAGCCTACTGAGGAAGATATGAACACGTTCTTCACTAGCTTAGAGTCTAAGCTTTGGAGCTCCAACACTACTTTTTCTCGAGAAGAAGCAAAGGAAGCACTGGCCAAAGTTGAGAAAGCCTTGAATATGACCCCGGTTAATTTTTACGATTCAGGGAAGCTTTCTCCACTTAAGCATGCATTCAAGATACTAGCTAGTTTTGATTGTTCCTCTACAATTGGGCAAAAAAACGAGTTGTTGGCCATGGAGGAGAGCTTGAAAGAACTAGCTGACCGAGCAGCGAAAGCATTGCAGGACAAGAATTGCCTTACTGAGAAGGAATCTATTAAGTTGACAATTACGCATAAATTGGATCGTAATCTAATCAGATATAAGGAGGTGGAATCAGAGGTAAAACAGGTAGAGAAAAAACTTGCTGCCCTCCATGTACAAGTTGAAGAAGcacaaaagaaaagggagaaaatgtTGGCTGAACGAAAGGAGATATTTAAAAGTTCCAAGGAAATGAAAATGGAGTTGCAAGCAGTGGAAAAGCAATGGGCAGAGTATGAGGTCAAGGCCAAGGTTGCTGAGAAGGAAGAGAATACTGTTTTGGCTGAATGGGGAAGAATGAAAGACTTCATCTCTTCCATTAAAGGAAAGATTTAG